A single Deltaproteobacteria bacterium PRO3 DNA region contains:
- the mraZ gene encoding division/cell wall cluster transcriptional repressor MraZ codes for MAAMFRGRFEYTIDDKGRTSLPAKFREVLSASDDNRLILTTFDNCLWAYPVPEWNAIEEKIAALPQFKSEVKALQRVFVSGAVECPLDKQGRIVIPPTLRDYAGLKKDILFVGMTKRIEIWSKEKWSSVFSVAQEKIDSSSEDLANLGL; via the coding sequence ATGGCAGCCATGTTTCGCGGGCGCTTCGAATACACCATCGACGACAAGGGGCGGACTTCGCTGCCGGCGAAGTTCCGAGAGGTCTTAAGCGCCAGCGACGACAACCGACTTATCCTGACGACCTTTGACAACTGCCTGTGGGCGTACCCGGTTCCGGAGTGGAACGCGATCGAGGAAAAGATCGCGGCCCTGCCCCAGTTCAAATCCGAGGTCAAGGCCCTGCAACGGGTCTTCGTGAGCGGCGCGGTCGAATGCCCTCTCGACAAGCAAGGGCGCATCGTGATTCCGCCCACCTTGCGCGACTACGCGGGCCTAAAAAAAGACATCCTCTTCGTGGGGATGACCAAACGGATCGAGATCTGGTCGAAGGAAAAATGGAGCAGCGTCTTCAGCGTCGCGCAAGAGAAGATCGATAGCTCCTCCGAAGACCTGGCGAACTTGGGGCTGTAG
- the rsmH gene encoding 16S rRNA (cytosine(1402)-N(4))-methyltransferase RsmH, giving the protein MGPKNDTEPGTEAPPEALHRPVMLGEVLDLLQVGADQDYVDGTLGLGGHAAAILEKSAPEGRLLGIDRDQRALSLAERRLAGFGDRVRLRHGTYDRAGEFLAELGWAGVHGMVLDLGVSSLQLDDPERGFGFLQDSALDMRMDLEEEVTARELLDDLPEKELEAIFREYGEERFARRIARLIVRSREENPIRTTRELCQIVSRAVPFSKAQKIHPATRVFQALRIAVNRELDLLRKFLSKPPDFLKVGGVLAVISFHSLEDRIVKWAFRSFENFQILTKKPLRPGAEEVSNNPRARSAKLRAVRRLE; this is encoded by the coding sequence ATGGGCCCCAAGAACGACACCGAACCTGGCACTGAGGCGCCCCCCGAGGCTCTCCACCGGCCGGTGATGCTTGGCGAAGTTTTGGATCTTTTACAAGTTGGAGCGGACCAAGATTACGTCGACGGCACCCTGGGCCTCGGCGGGCACGCGGCCGCGATCCTCGAGAAGTCGGCACCTGAAGGCCGCCTTCTCGGCATCGATCGCGACCAAAGGGCCCTGTCGCTGGCCGAGCGCCGCCTGGCGGGCTTCGGAGACAGGGTACGACTTCGGCACGGCACCTACGACCGCGCCGGAGAGTTTCTGGCCGAGCTCGGCTGGGCGGGAGTCCACGGCATGGTCCTCGACCTGGGCGTCAGCAGCCTGCAGTTGGACGACCCGGAGCGAGGCTTCGGTTTTTTGCAAGATTCCGCACTGGATATGCGGATGGACCTGGAAGAAGAGGTGACGGCGCGGGAGCTTTTAGACGACCTCCCCGAAAAAGAGTTGGAGGCGATCTTTCGCGAATACGGGGAAGAACGTTTCGCGAGGCGGATCGCCCGACTGATCGTCCGCAGCCGCGAGGAAAATCCGATTCGGACGACCCGCGAGCTGTGCCAAATAGTTTCCCGCGCCGTACCTTTTTCCAAGGCCCAAAAAATCCATCCCGCGACCCGCGTCTTTCAGGCGCTGCGCATCGCCGTCAACCGCGAACTCGACCTGCTCCGCAAGTTTTTGAGCAAGCCCCCCGATTTCCTCAAGGTCGGAGGGGTCTTGGCGGTGATCTCCTTCCACTCGTTGGAGGACCGCATCGTCAAATGGGCCTTCCGCTCCTTTGAAAACTTTCAGATCCTGACCAAGAAGCCTCTCCGGCCGGGCGCCGAAGAAGTTTCGAACAACCCCCGCGCTCGCAGCGCCAAGCTACGCGCGGTGCGGAGGCTGGAGTAG
- a CDS encoding STAS domain-containing protein — protein sequence MFEMTTFDDVAVVHLSGEVSHFEMQELEAMLRKLTSSKKVKVVLNFQKVEHVNYKTISRLLERALRLRSLSGDLKCASLNSYTRNIFRFTGLDQAVEAYDSVYDAVMSFNGPQERHRTWH from the coding sequence ATGTTTGAAATGACGACTTTCGACGACGTGGCCGTCGTCCACTTGAGCGGCGAGGTTTCCCACTTCGAGATGCAGGAGCTGGAAGCCATGCTTCGCAAGCTGACCAGCTCGAAAAAGGTGAAAGTGGTGCTTAATTTTCAAAAAGTCGAGCACGTCAACTACAAGACGATCTCGCGCCTGCTGGAGCGTGCCCTGCGCCTGCGCAGCCTGAGCGGCGACCTGAAGTGCGCCTCGCTCAACAGCTATACGCGCAACATCTTCCGCTTCACCGGCCTCGACCAGGCCGTGGAGGCCTACGATTCGGTCTACGACGCGGTGATGAGCTTCAATGGGCCCCAAGAACGACACCGAACCTGGCACTGA